One Candidatus Omnitrophota bacterium genomic region harbors:
- a CDS encoding AAA family ATPase, which yields MDLFEKETGPEVQEPLAAKMCPRKLEEFVGQKHIIGPGKLLRRAIEADRLTSVVFYGPPGTGKTALALVISRRTGARFVRRNAVSSNVREVRQIAEDASRQKKLTGRRTILLLDEIHRFNKAQQDVLLPEVEYGNILLIGTTTENPFFTVNSALLSRSQVFEFKPLQEEDIKRILLHAADDSERGLGGTNLKIQEEALDHLARLSDGDARKALGALEIAALTTRPRKDGTVRISLEEAEDSIQKKAVVYDRDGDAHYDAASAYIKSMRGSDPDAALYWLAKMIVAGEDPRFIARRLVICASEDVGNADPRALILANAAMQAADFVGFPEARIPLAQATVYVACAPKSNSSYMALEKAVKDIENEKTQEVPDHLKDASYPGAAKLGRGEGYKYAHSYDDHYVEQDYMRKSRKYYSPGEIGYEKRMKEWLGALKSKKSGKNKSAE from the coding sequence ATGGACCTTTTTGAAAAAGAAACCGGACCTGAGGTCCAAGAACCGCTCGCGGCCAAAATGTGCCCGCGCAAGCTTGAAGAGTTCGTCGGCCAGAAGCACATAATAGGCCCGGGAAAGCTTCTAAGAAGGGCTATAGAGGCCGACAGGCTCACGTCCGTCGTTTTTTACGGCCCTCCCGGAACAGGCAAGACCGCTCTCGCCCTGGTCATATCCAGAAGGACCGGGGCCCGGTTCGTAAGGCGTAACGCCGTATCCAGCAACGTCAGGGAAGTGAGGCAGATAGCCGAAGACGCCTCCCGCCAGAAAAAACTCACCGGAAGGAGAACGATCCTTCTGCTGGACGAGATACACCGGTTCAACAAGGCCCAGCAGGACGTCCTTCTTCCCGAGGTCGAATACGGCAACATCCTTCTTATAGGGACAACGACGGAGAATCCGTTTTTCACGGTCAATTCCGCGCTTCTTTCCAGGAGCCAGGTGTTCGAGTTCAAGCCTCTCCAAGAGGAGGACATAAAAAGGATCTTGCTTCACGCGGCAGACGACAGTGAAAGGGGCCTGGGAGGAACAAATCTCAAGATCCAGGAGGAGGCACTTGATCATCTGGCGCGTCTTTCCGACGGTGACGCCAGAAAAGCTCTGGGGGCCCTTGAAATAGCCGCGCTTACCACCAGGCCCCGGAAGGACGGGACGGTAAGGATAAGCCTTGAAGAGGCCGAAGACTCCATTCAGAAGAAAGCGGTTGTTTACGACCGCGACGGGGACGCTCATTATGATGCCGCCAGCGCTTACATCAAGAGCATGAGGGGATCCGATCCTGATGCGGCGCTTTACTGGCTGGCCAAGATGATAGTGGCCGGGGAAGACCCGAGATTCATTGCCCGCAGGCTTGTTATCTGCGCCTCAGAGGATGTGGGTAACGCCGATCCCCGGGCGCTCATACTGGCGAACGCCGCCATGCAGGCCGCGGATTTCGTGGGGTTCCCGGAGGCGAGGATACCTCTGGCGCAAGCCACGGTATATGTTGCCTGCGCGCCTAAAAGCAATTCCTCCTACATGGCCCTGGAGAAGGCCGTAAAGGATATCGAGAACGAAAAGACCCAGGAGGTGCCCGACCATCTCAAGGATGCCAGTTATCCGGGCGCCGCCAAGCTCGGGCGCGGGGAAGGATATAAATATGCCCATTCCTACGATGACCATTATGTGGAACAGGATTACATGAGAAAGTCCAGAAAGTATTATTCCCCCGGCGAGATCGGATATGAAAAAAGGATGAAGGAGTGGCTCGGCGCCTTAAAAAGCAAAAAGAGCGGGAAGAATAAAAGTGCGGAATAA
- a CDS encoding DUF814 domain-containing protein: MRNKAIALISGGLDSLLAARIVKDQGIGVLGVVFIMQFASRDLEGFKTRVEEAAGEAGIPVRFVDISGDFLKVLRRPEHGYGANINPCIDCKILMLRKAKKIMQEEGARFVLTGEVLGERPMSQRKAALDIIEKRSGLKGRLLRPLSARLMKETEPEKEGIVEREKLLDIRGRSREAQLALAGDYRITKFFSPSGGCLLTDPVFSRKIEDLVRTGTFRKDEISLLKYGRHFRLDGQTKVIVGRNEKENDKLLELKKRSDMVFRLKDKAGPYALLRGETSRANIEKAASLVLGHSRYKKKSGMQVEYWSGGVDIRTIPARTINRDKIDKIRI; encoded by the coding sequence GTGCGGAATAAGGCCATAGCTTTGATATCGGGAGGGCTCGACAGCCTGCTGGCAGCGCGGATCGTGAAAGATCAGGGGATAGGGGTCCTCGGGGTCGTTTTCATAATGCAGTTCGCTTCACGGGACCTGGAGGGATTCAAAACACGCGTTGAAGAGGCCGCTGGCGAGGCGGGGATACCTGTCAGGTTCGTGGATATTTCAGGGGATTTCCTCAAGGTGCTCCGCAGGCCTGAACACGGATACGGCGCTAACATAAACCCGTGCATAGACTGTAAAATACTTATGCTGCGCAAGGCCAAAAAGATAATGCAAGAAGAAGGCGCGCGTTTCGTCCTGACGGGGGAGGTTCTGGGCGAAAGACCCATGTCCCAGAGAAAAGCGGCGCTGGATATAATCGAAAAGAGGTCCGGCCTTAAGGGCAGGTTGCTGAGACCGCTTTCGGCCAGGCTCATGAAAGAGACCGAACCCGAGAAGGAAGGCATAGTTGAAAGAGAAAAACTCCTGGACATAAGGGGGCGTTCCCGCGAAGCGCAGCTTGCCCTTGCCGGAGACTACCGGATAACGAAGTTCTTTTCCCCCTCCGGGGGGTGTCTGTTGACCGATCCGGTCTTTTCCAGGAAGATAGAGGACCTTGTAAGAACAGGCACCTTCAGGAAGGATGAGATATCCCTGCTTAAATACGGCAGACACTTCCGTCTGGACGGCCAGACCAAGGTGATAGTGGGCCGTAACGAAAAAGAGAACGACAAGCTTCTGGAACTGAAAAAACGCTCCGATATGGTGTTCCGCCTTAAGGATAAGGCCGGGCCATACGCGCTGTTACGGGGGGAAACCTCGCGAGCCAACATCGAAAAGGCGGCGTCCCTTGTTCTGGGGCATTCCAGATATAAGAAAAAGAGCGGCATGCAGGTGGAATACTGGTCAGGCGGGGTGGATATAAGAACGATCCCGGCCAGGACCATAAACAGGGATAAGATCGACAAAATAAGGATATAG
- a CDS encoding NifU family protein, with protein sequence MEDKVKEAIDKIRPVLQRDGGDIELLAVDGGTVRVRLTGACAGCPMSQFTLKAVVEQTLKKEVPGVEKVVTE encoded by the coding sequence ATGGAAGATAAGGTAAAAGAAGCCATCGATAAAATACGTCCGGTATTGCAAAGGGACGGGGGCGACATCGAGCTTCTGGCGGTGGATGGGGGCACGGTAAGGGTTCGTTTAACCGGAGCCTGCGCAGGATGCCCGATGAGCCAGTTCACCCTCAAGGCTGTGGTGGAGCAGACTCTTAAGAAAGAAGTGCCGGGAGTTGAAAAAGTAGTGACCGAATAA
- a CDS encoding Rrf2 family transcriptional regulator, whose protein sequence is MNLTTRSSYGVRALVSLTVMNGAACPVSIREIAELEGISDIYLEQIFSTLKKSGILRSVRGPKGGYSLSRDPERVNVYQIVKALEKRSFPSRCLTGRDGCSSCTMSASCVSTEVWAELEKYMKNALEKFSLRDLAEKKTEKLSSKVPRNPSGATKG, encoded by the coding sequence ATGAATCTGACCACGCGGTCTTCTTACGGCGTGAGAGCGCTTGTAAGCCTGACAGTCATGAACGGGGCGGCGTGCCCGGTATCTATCAGGGAGATAGCCGAGCTTGAAGGAATATCGGATATTTATCTGGAACAGATCTTCAGCACCCTTAAGAAGAGCGGTATTCTCAGGAGCGTGCGGGGTCCCAAGGGGGGATACAGCCTTTCCCGGGACCCCGAGAGGGTGAACGTCTACCAGATAGTGAAGGCTCTTGAAAAGAGGTCTTTCCCAAGCAGGTGTCTGACGGGCAGGGACGGTTGTTCCAGCTGCACCATGTCAGCCAGCTGCGTATCAACCGAGGTCTGGGCGGAGCTGGAAAAATACATGAAAAATGCTCTTGAGAAGTTCTCCTTAAGGGACCTTGCCGAGAAAAAGACGGAAAAACTGTCCTCAAAAGTGCCCCGAAATCCTTCCGGGGCAACCAAGGGTTAG
- a CDS encoding 5-formyltetrahydrofolate cyclo-ligase, whose product MKDNGKNEIKQQKAEVRKQITGRLRDQDPSVREEKSRIIQQKLLTTEEFALSKTVMTYVSLPSEVSTDYFIEEALKLGKRVAVPYIGPNKEKLIASQLVAIESLEDGPFGIRQPKDGPARKISLKEIELVVVPAIAYDRTNMRLGRGKGFYDRFLSSGDLRSAKKIGLAFSFQIVDSLPSDDHDLAIDRVITDQSS is encoded by the coding sequence ATGAAAGATAACGGGAAGAACGAAATAAAACAGCAGAAAGCGGAGGTTAGAAAACAGATAACCGGGCGTTTGCGAGATCAGGACCCTTCGGTGCGGGAAGAAAAAAGCAGGATAATCCAGCAGAAACTTCTTACCACAGAAGAGTTCGCGCTCAGCAAGACGGTCATGACATATGTTTCACTGCCTTCTGAAGTGAGCACCGATTACTTTATAGAGGAGGCATTGAAACTCGGAAAGAGGGTGGCGGTCCCTTATATTGGACCGAATAAGGAAAAACTAATAGCTTCGCAGCTTGTGGCAATAGAAAGTCTGGAAGATGGACCTTTCGGGATACGACAACCGAAAGACGGACCGGCCAGGAAAATATCCTTAAAGGAGATAGAACTCGTCGTGGTACCTGCAATAGCTTATGACAGAACGAACATGAGGCTGGGAAGAGGAAAGGGTTTTTACGATCGTTTCCTTTCCAGCGGGGACCTGCGTTCGGCGAAAAAGATCGGGCTGGCTTTCAGTTTCCAGATAGTTGATTCCCTGCCCTCAGATGACCACGACCTGGCGATCGACCGGGTCATAACCGACCAGTCTAGCTGA
- the rny gene encoding ribonuclease Y — translation MGNSSFWTYLGFSILGGVFFFFLGYVLRKYTAKMKVKRAEDKAKTIINNSKVEAERRKRESILEAKDLSLKMRAEFEEESKERRKELLALEKRLLQKEENIDRKVELIEQKEKELEKRKEKLRNKYEEIDQKKNELDQLVQEEKTRLQKISGMSKDQAKSMLISKMTTEARADAAYEIKRVQEESRDKADKEARKIIGLAIQKCAVDHTVDTTVSVVNLPSEDMKGRIIGREGRNIRALEMATGVDVIIDDTPEAVIISGFDRLRREIARISLERLIEDGRIHPGRIEEVVAKVKKEMEATIKEEGENTLLDLGIHGVHTEVVKLLGRLKFRTSYGQNVLQHSKETAYLMSAMASELRLDANLAKRIGALHDIGKAVSHEMEGTHAQLGAELAKKYGEPDIVAHAIEAHHGDVEPKTLLAVLAQAADAISAARPGARRETLESYIKRLENLEAIANEFEGVEKTYAIQAGREIRVIVQPEKVDDASTAVMAQEMKKKIEAGLQYPGQIKVVVIRETRSIEYAK, via the coding sequence ATGGGCAATAGCAGTTTTTGGACGTACTTGGGTTTTTCGATCCTTGGCGGCGTATTTTTCTTTTTTCTTGGATATGTTCTCAGGAAATACACCGCGAAAATGAAGGTGAAACGCGCCGAGGATAAAGCCAAGACCATCATAAACAATTCCAAGGTGGAAGCGGAAAGGCGCAAAAGGGAATCCATCCTCGAGGCGAAAGACCTTTCCCTCAAGATGAGGGCCGAGTTCGAGGAGGAATCCAAAGAGAGGCGCAAAGAACTACTGGCGCTGGAGAAAAGGCTTCTTCAGAAGGAAGAGAACATAGACCGCAAGGTCGAGCTCATCGAGCAGAAGGAAAAAGAGCTCGAGAAAAGAAAAGAGAAGCTGAGGAACAAGTACGAGGAGATAGACCAGAAGAAGAACGAACTGGACCAGCTGGTCCAGGAAGAGAAGACGCGGCTTCAGAAGATATCCGGCATGAGCAAAGACCAGGCCAAAAGCATGCTCATAAGCAAAATGACCACTGAGGCCAGGGCCGATGCGGCCTACGAGATAAAGAGGGTCCAGGAGGAATCGCGCGACAAGGCCGATAAGGAAGCGAGAAAGATAATCGGGCTCGCTATACAGAAGTGCGCCGTCGACCATACCGTGGATACCACCGTTAGCGTAGTTAACCTTCCCTCGGAAGACATGAAGGGAAGGATAATCGGAAGGGAAGGAAGGAATATCCGCGCTCTTGAGATGGCTACCGGAGTCGATGTCATAATAGACGATACCCCGGAAGCGGTGATAATATCGGGATTCGACAGGCTGCGTCGCGAGATAGCCAGGATATCCCTGGAGAGACTGATAGAGGACGGACGGATCCACCCAGGGCGGATAGAAGAAGTGGTAGCCAAAGTGAAGAAGGAAATGGAAGCCACGATCAAGGAAGAAGGCGAGAACACCCTTCTTGACCTGGGGATACACGGGGTACATACCGAAGTGGTCAAGCTCCTGGGCAGGCTCAAGTTCCGCACCAGTTACGGACAGAACGTTTTGCAGCATTCCAAGGAGACCGCGTACCTGATGTCCGCCATGGCCAGCGAACTGAGGCTTGACGCGAACCTGGCCAAACGCATAGGGGCTCTTCATGACATAGGCAAAGCTGTTTCGCACGAGATGGAGGGCACGCACGCGCAGCTGGGCGCGGAGCTGGCGAAAAAATACGGGGAACCGGACATAGTCGCCCACGCCATAGAGGCGCACCACGGCGACGTGGAACCCAAGACGCTTCTTGCCGTGCTCGCCCAGGCCGCGGATGCCATAAGCGCCGCCAGGCCGGGCGCCAGGAGAGAGACCCTGGAGTCCTACATAAAACGGCTGGAGAACCTGGAGGCGATTGCCAACGAGTTCGAAGGGGTGGAGAAGACCTATGCCATACAGGCGGGACGTGAAATACGCGTCATAGTGCAGCCGGAGAAAGTGGATGACGCCAGTACCGCCGTGATGGCGCAGGAGATGAAGAAGAAAATTGAAGCGGGTCTGCAGTATCCCGGCCAGATAAAGGTCGTGGTTATACGGGAGACCAGGTCCATAGAATACGCGAAATAA
- a CDS encoding TIGR00282 family metallophosphoesterase, with protein sequence MKVFFIGDIVGSPGRKALEKMLKSYRQEQGIDAVVANGENAAGGSGLTPAIAEELFSSGVDVLTSGDHVWKKREIYDYLERTDRLVRPANYPKNVPGKGSTAVEVRNGQTIGVINIIGRVFMDAVDCPFDRVREEIEKLRQRTPVIIVDMHAEATSEKVAMGWYLAGAVSAVIGTHTHVQTADEKILPGGTAYITDCGMTGPFDSVIGRKKEQIITRFITQLPTRFELASEGIEVHGVIVDIDASTGKARKIERVQYKV encoded by the coding sequence ATGAAGGTTTTTTTCATTGGTGACATAGTGGGCAGTCCCGGCAGAAAAGCCCTGGAGAAGATGCTCAAGTCTTACCGTCAGGAGCAGGGGATAGATGCCGTGGTGGCCAACGGCGAGAACGCCGCCGGAGGCAGCGGCCTTACTCCCGCGATAGCGGAGGAGCTATTTTCCTCGGGGGTGGATGTCCTTACTTCCGGCGATCACGTCTGGAAGAAAAGGGAGATCTACGATTATCTGGAGAGGACCGACCGGCTGGTCAGGCCTGCCAATTATCCGAAGAACGTTCCCGGCAAAGGGTCGACAGCCGTGGAAGTCCGTAATGGCCAGACGATAGGAGTGATAAATATAATAGGCAGGGTTTTCATGGATGCGGTGGACTGTCCTTTCGACAGGGTGCGCGAAGAGATCGAAAAGCTCCGCCAGAGGACACCTGTCATAATAGTGGACATGCATGCCGAGGCGACCAGCGAAAAGGTTGCCATGGGATGGTATCTTGCCGGGGCGGTGAGCGCCGTCATAGGTACGCATACCCACGTGCAGACCGCGGATGAGAAGATCCTGCCGGGCGGCACGGCCTATATCACTGATTGCGGGATGACAGGACCCTTTGATTCGGTCATAGGCAGGAAGAAGGAGCAGATAATAACCAGGTTCATAACCCAGCTTCCCACGCGGTTTGAACTCGCTTCTGAGGGGATTGAGGTCCACGGCGTTATCGTGGACATAGACGCTTCCACGGGCAAGGCCCGTAAAATAGAACGCGTCCAGTATAAAGTATAA
- a CDS encoding exodeoxyribonuclease VII large subunit: MEEPRIYTVTELTKDIRFVLEDTFHEVWIEGEVSNLTVSAAGHAYFSLKDESSLLNCVLFKSNGIRLGFSAEDGMSVLARGRVSVYDKRGQYQLYVTRMEPRGRGALQVAFEQLKARLQKEGLFNEEHKRPIPFLPARVGVVTSPTGAAIRDILKVSKRRYNNIEITLRPVKVQGEDAAGEIARAIRELNEFNEWIASSGAKEHPVDVMIVGRGGGSLEDLWAFNEEPVARAIYDSDIPVISAVGHQIDFTISDFVADCRAATPSHAAELAVPTKEELSGRIRQLGGILYSAVNGMIDRFQREVLSLRSSYVLRAPMNVFLQMEQRVDELARSAASSIKHLCQMRRARLGAAAGKLEALSPLAVLERGYSITFKGKDVIKKASDLAEGDLIRTVFASGKVASRVEKIEKQTKER; the protein is encoded by the coding sequence ATGGAAGAACCCCGGATCTATACAGTAACGGAATTGACGAAGGATATCAGATTCGTACTGGAGGATACTTTCCATGAAGTATGGATCGAGGGTGAGGTTTCGAACCTGACGGTGTCGGCGGCGGGACATGCCTACTTCAGCCTGAAGGACGAATCGAGCCTCCTTAACTGCGTGCTCTTTAAAAGTAACGGTATTCGGCTGGGTTTCTCGGCCGAGGACGGGATGAGCGTTCTGGCCAGGGGGCGCGTAAGCGTTTACGATAAGAGAGGGCAGTACCAACTCTACGTCACCAGAATGGAACCCCGCGGAAGGGGCGCTTTACAGGTCGCCTTCGAGCAGCTTAAGGCCAGGCTACAGAAAGAGGGGCTTTTTAACGAAGAGCACAAGAGGCCCATACCTTTTCTGCCCGCCCGCGTGGGGGTCGTGACCTCCCCGACCGGGGCGGCTATAAGGGACATCCTTAAGGTGTCAAAAAGGCGCTATAATAACATCGAGATCACACTGCGCCCGGTGAAAGTGCAGGGCGAGGATGCCGCCGGCGAGATAGCGCGCGCTATAAGGGAGCTCAACGAATTCAACGAATGGATAGCATCCTCTGGGGCAAAAGAGCATCCGGTCGACGTCATGATAGTAGGAAGGGGCGGGGGCAGCCTGGAGGACCTCTGGGCATTTAATGAAGAGCCAGTGGCAAGGGCCATATACGATTCGGATATACCGGTAATAAGCGCCGTCGGGCATCAGATAGATTTTACGATATCGGATTTTGTGGCCGACTGCCGGGCCGCTACCCCCTCGCATGCCGCGGAGCTGGCGGTACCGACCAAGGAAGAGCTTAGCGGGAGGATCAGGCAGCTGGGAGGGATACTGTACTCGGCGGTCAACGGCATGATAGACCGGTTCCAGAGAGAGGTGCTCTCACTCAGGAGCAGTTACGTGCTTCGAGCGCCCATGAACGTATTCCTCCAGATGGAGCAGAGAGTGGACGAATTGGCAAGGTCTGCCGCCTCCTCTATAAAGCACCTCTGCCAGATGCGCCGGGCCCGGCTGGGTGCGGCAGCTGGCAAGCTCGAGGCATTAAGCCCGCTGGCTGTCCTCGAAAGAGGCTACAGCATAACCTTTAAGGGAAAAGATGTAATAAAAAAGGCTTCCGACCTTGCCGAAGGGGATCTTATCAGGACGGTCTTCGCCTCCGGGAAGGTCGCCAGCAGGGTCGAGAAAATAGAAAAACAGACCAAGGAGAGATAG
- a CDS encoding exodeoxyribonuclease VII small subunit translates to MKEVPFEKALEKLEKIVEELETGDLSLDASLKKYEEGIKLARSCQKKLEKAKKKIEVLVKKDEDLFQTQEFDEEDEE, encoded by the coding sequence ATGAAGGAAGTTCCTTTTGAAAAAGCCCTTGAAAAACTGGAAAAAATAGTGGAAGAGCTGGAAACGGGAGACCTGTCGCTGGACGCTTCGCTCAAGAAATACGAGGAAGGGATAAAGCTGGCACGGTCTTGCCAGAAGAAACTGGAAAAAGCGAAAAAGAAAATAGAGGTTCTTGTCAAAAAGGACGAGGACCTGTTCCAGACCCAAGAATTCGATGAAGAAGATGAAGAATAA
- the dxs gene encoding 1-deoxy-D-xylulose-5-phosphate synthase — protein MKNKHSPGILGKITSPKDLKGLNRAELVTLAEEIRHRIMQVTSSKGGHLAASLGAVELAVALHFCLESPRDKIIWDVGHQSYAHKLLTGREKIFDTLREMGGLSGFPRADESEHDPFTNGHSATSISAALGLAKARDLKGEDHKVVAVIGDASLSTGLAFEGMNNAGHMRTNLIVVLNDNEHSISKPVGAMSRYLNTVITNPLYNKVREEAEKVVKGIPKLGPAAYKTVKKFQEGLKNLLVPGILFEELGFRYFGPVDGHDIEQLVDIFKKIFTLREPVFIHTVTKKGKGYWFAEADPEKFHGVDSFDIKTGRTGVSRSREKSFTEHFAVKMEECARKDKDIVAITAAMPDGTGLRRFAELYPERFFDVGITEPHAVTFAAGLSRGGMMPVVAIYSTFLQRSYDQLIHDIALQDLPVVLCVDRAGLVGKDGPTHHGVFDIAYLRSLPNFTVMAPKDGEELGRMLEKALEWRKPVAIRYPRSRTRQLVSPSSCSALETGKAEKLRSGGDLAILAIGSMVNTALAASEVLSKKGIEVSVVNARFIKPLDKEMLEDVFSNARKVITLEEGVVNGGFGSAVLEFAERENIKNIRVRCLGLPDEFIEHGERDELLRKYHLTPDEIAGIIESELRQV, from the coding sequence ATGAAGAATAAACATTCCCCGGGCATCCTTGGCAAGATAACCTCGCCCAAGGACCTGAAGGGCCTTAATAGGGCTGAGCTGGTAACGCTTGCCGAAGAGATACGGCACAGGATCATGCAGGTCACCTCCAGTAAAGGAGGGCATCTTGCCGCGAGCCTGGGGGCTGTGGAACTGGCCGTTGCTCTGCATTTCTGTCTGGAGAGTCCCAGGGATAAGATTATCTGGGATGTGGGCCATCAGAGTTACGCGCACAAGCTTCTTACCGGGAGGGAGAAGATATTTGACACGCTCAGGGAAATGGGAGGGTTGAGCGGATTTCCCCGTGCGGATGAAAGCGAACACGACCCTTTCACGAACGGGCACAGCGCGACATCCATTTCGGCGGCTCTCGGGCTGGCCAAGGCGAGGGACCTTAAAGGGGAAGATCACAAGGTGGTGGCTGTTATAGGTGACGCTTCCCTTTCCACGGGCCTGGCTTTCGAGGGGATGAATAACGCCGGGCACATGAGGACGAACCTCATAGTCGTGCTTAACGATAATGAGCATTCCATTTCAAAGCCGGTCGGTGCCATGAGCAGGTATTTGAACACCGTGATCACGAACCCGCTATATAACAAGGTGCGGGAGGAGGCCGAGAAGGTGGTCAAGGGTATTCCCAAGCTGGGCCCCGCCGCGTATAAGACCGTCAAGAAATTCCAGGAAGGTCTTAAGAACCTCCTGGTGCCGGGGATACTTTTCGAGGAGCTCGGCTTCAGGTATTTCGGGCCCGTGGACGGGCATGATATCGAGCAACTCGTGGATATTTTCAAAAAGATATTCACGCTCAGGGAACCGGTGTTCATTCACACGGTGACCAAGAAAGGCAAGGGTTACTGGTTCGCCGAGGCCGACCCCGAGAAATTCCACGGGGTGGACAGTTTTGACATCAAGACCGGAAGGACGGGTGTAAGCCGGAGCCGAGAGAAGTCCTTCACCGAGCATTTCGCGGTCAAAATGGAAGAATGCGCCAGGAAGGACAAGGATATCGTTGCCATCACGGCGGCCATGCCGGACGGAACGGGGCTGCGCCGCTTCGCCGAACTTTACCCGGAAAGGTTCTTTGACGTGGGGATAACCGAGCCGCACGCTGTGACCTTCGCCGCGGGTCTTTCCAGGGGCGGGATGATGCCGGTAGTGGCCATATATTCCACCTTTCTGCAGCGTTCTTACGATCAGCTCATCCATGATATCGCGCTTCAGGACCTGCCTGTAGTACTGTGCGTTGACCGGGCCGGTCTGGTGGGCAAGGACGGCCCCACACATCACGGGGTTTTTGATATAGCATATCTGCGCAGTCTGCCGAATTTCACAGTAATGGCCCCGAAGGACGGTGAAGAGCTCGGGAGGATGCTGGAAAAAGCGCTGGAATGGCGAAAGCCGGTAGCGATAAGGTATCCCCGTTCCAGGACAAGACAGCTTGTAAGCCCTTCCAGCTGCAGCGCCCTGGAGACAGGAAAGGCCGAGAAGCTCCGTTCGGGAGGGGACCTGGCGATACTGGCCATAGGCAGCATGGTCAATACCGCGCTTGCTGCGAGCGAAGTGCTTTCAAAAAAAGGCATAGAGGTATCTGTCGTCAATGCCAGGTTCATCAAGCCCCTGGACAAAGAGATGCTGGAAGATGTTTTCAGCAATGCCCGTAAGGTAATAACCCTTGAGGAAGGCGTGGTTAACGGTGGTTTCGGCAGTGCCGTCCTGGAATTTGCCGAAAGGGAGAACATAAAGAATATCCGGGTAAGGTGCCTGGGGCTGCCGGACGAATTCATAGAACACGGTGAAAGGGACGAGCTGTTGAGGAAATATCACCTTACCCCGGACGAGATAGCAGGTATAATAGAGAGCGAATTAAGGCAGGTATGA
- a CDS encoding 4Fe-4S dicluster domain-containing protein — protein MMEAKKITLEIDIERCKGCELCVNICPSGALKMSENLNKRGIRYVVLDQAEKCTGCGFCALVCPDCAITIREKE, from the coding sequence ATGATGGAGGCAAAGAAGATCACCCTGGAAATAGACATTGAAAGATGCAAGGGATGCGAGCTCTGTGTGAACATATGCCCGTCGGGCGCGCTAAAGATGTCCGAGAACCTCAATAAGCGCGGGATACGCTACGTAGTGCTTGACCAGGCGGAGAAATGCACGGGATGCGGTTTCTGCGCTCTGGTCTGCCCAGACTGCGCGATCACGATACGGGAGAAAGAATAG
- the vorB gene encoding 3-methyl-2-oxobutanoate dehydrogenase subunit VorB: MKKKYLSTGNEACGEGAIRAGCRFYAGYPITPQNELTAYMSKRMEEENGVFIQAESELAAINMVYGASSAGARAMTSSSSPGISLKQEGISYMAGAELPGVIINVMRGGPGLGNIAPAQGDYFQATKGGGHGDYRLLVLAPSSVQEMFDYTYRAFALADTYRNPVMILADGLLGQMMEPIEFDEGLKPSGIVDKPWAMTGAAGREAQSIKSLILTEGGLERHNKKLQNKYESMRENETTAEAYRTDEADIVIVAYGSVSRIARSCVDSLRNNSVKAGLLRPVTLWPFPRQEIERLTEEGKKILVVEMSSGQMLEDVRLAACKKDQVSFYGRMGGGVPTEEEIAQKVREELK; this comes from the coding sequence ATGAAGAAGAAATATCTCTCAACAGGGAATGAAGCATGCGGCGAAGGCGCCATAAGAGCGGGGTGCCGGTTCTATGCGGGATATCCCATAACCCCCCAGAACGAGCTTACCGCTTATATGTCCAAACGCATGGAGGAAGAGAACGGCGTTTTCATACAGGCTGAGAGCGAACTGGCCGCCATCAACATGGTCTACGGGGCTTCTTCCGCGGGTGCCAGGGCCATGACCAGTTCTTCCAGCCCGGGGATAAGTCTCAAGCAGGAAGGCATTTCCTACATGGCGGGAGCGGAACTGCCCGGGGTCATCATCAATGTAATGAGGGGCGGGCCGGGACTGGGCAATATCGCCCCCGCGCAGGGAGATTATTTCCAGGCCACCAAAGGCGGAGGGCACGGTGATTACAGATTACTAGTCCTGGCTCCTTCAAGCGTGCAGGAGATGTTCGATTACACCTACAGGGCTTTCGCGCTCGCCGATACATACAGGAATCCTGTGATGATACTAGCTGACGGGCTTCTCGGGCAGATGATGGAGCCGATCGAGTTCGATGAAGGCCTGAAGCCATCGGGGATAGTGGATAAACCGTGGGCTATGACGGGCGCGGCAGGGCGTGAAGCGCAGAGCATAAAAAGCCTTATACTGACTGAAGGCGGGCTTGAACGGCACAACAAGAAGCTCCAGAACAAATACGAATCCATGCGGGAAAACGAGACCACCGCGGAAGCTTACAGAACGGATGAGGCGGATATAGTCATAGTGGCCTACGGATCCGTCAGCCGGATAGCCAGAAGCTGCGTGGACTCTCTCAGGAATAACAGCGTAAAGGCAGGGCTGCTGAGGCCTGTCACGTTATGGCCTTTTCCCCGGCAGGAAATCGAGCGGCTTACCGAAGAAGGAAAAAAGATCCTCGTCGTCGAGATGAGCTCCGGACAGATGCTCGAGGATGTCAGACTGGCCGCCTGTAAAAAGGATCAGGTCTCTTTCTACGGAAGAATGGGCGGGGGCGTGCCAACGGAAGAGGAGATCGCACAAAAGGTCCGGGAAGAACTGAAATGA